From the genome of Eucalyptus grandis isolate ANBG69807.140 chromosome 2, ASM1654582v1, whole genome shotgun sequence, one region includes:
- the LOC104433873 gene encoding ankyrin repeat-containing protein P16F5.05c gives MGADSNSAENAPVAATPDDVDALIDAARYGDMEDVTSLAAAGVPLDSRDDQGRTALHMAAANGHLSIVDYIISKGADVNAANAEKNTPLHWACLNGHVQVVQNLILAGANASLLNSHERTPIDEAVSRGKLDVVDAINAAAAQLELTGASMS, from the exons ATGGGGGCGGATTCAAACTCAGCCGAAAACGCTCCGGTCGCCGCCACGCCGGACGACGTCGACGCCTTGATCGAT GCTGCGAGATATGGCGACATGGAGGACGTCACGAGCTTAGCAGCCGCCGGCGTTCCTCTCGATTCGAGGGACGACCAAGGCCGTACAG CTCTTCACATGGCCGCGGCTAATGGCCATCTCAGCATTGTGGATTATATCATCAGTAAAGGAGCG GATGTTAATGCTGCTAATGCGGAGAAGAATACTCCTCTTCATTGGGCTTGTCTCAACGGTCATGTTCAG GTGGTCCAAAACTTGATTCTGGCTGGAGCAAATGCGAGCTTGTTGAACAg CCACGAGCGGACGCCAATTGATGAGGCAGTGAGCAGGGGGAAATTAGATGTAGTCGATGCAATCAATGCTGCTGCAGCGCAACTTGAACTAACTGGCGCAAGCATGTCCTGA